The Arachis duranensis cultivar V14167 chromosome 2, aradu.V14167.gnm2.J7QH, whole genome shotgun sequence genome has a window encoding:
- the LOC127744952 gene encoding pentatricopeptide repeat-containing protein At1g25360-like, whose translation MIACLEKQGHSSEAIKLFYLMRHTGVEPNQFIFSSVVSAAAESGDLLYGENIHACIFKFGFESDVSVSNALIRMYIKNGCVDDGYRVFETMTWPDLVSWNTLLSGFQDYGYSDQDQMFSARCLSKDLGQILMIIGFAQTEKEEKPIKFLNSMQQEGVRPNEFTVTG comes from the exons ATGATCGCTTGCCTTGAAAAGCAAGGTCATAGCAGTGAAGCAATTAAGCTATTTTACTTGATGAGACATACAGGAGTTGAACCAAACcaatttatcttttcaagtGTTGTTAGTGCTGCTGCTGAATCGGGTGACTTGCTTTATGGAGAAAACATCCATGCTTGTATTTTCAAATTTGGGTTTGAATCAGATGTGTCTGTAAGTAATGCCCTTATCAGGATGTACATTAAAAATGGTTGTGTGGATGATGGTTATCGGGTGTTTGAGACAATGACATGGCCAGATCTTGTTTCTTGGAATACTCTATTGTCAGGATTTCAAGACTATGGTTACTCTGATCAGGATCAAATGTTTTCTGCCAGATGCTTGTCGAAGGATTTAGGCCAAATAT TAATGATCATTGGTTTTGCCCAAactgagaaagaagagaagccTATCAAATTCTTAAATTCAATGCAGCAAGAAGGAGTAAGGCCCAATGAGTTCACTGTTACTGGCTGA
- the LOC107474710 gene encoding pentatricopeptide repeat-containing protein At2g03880, mitochondrial-like — MYAKCGCIEDAETIFKELVRHDKVLWNTIRGFSLHGQGDKALETFQKMKDESNLPDDVTFIGVLFACSHMGLVEEGKQHFNSMSNVYGVTPRDEHYVCMVDILSHAGTFADVESFVEAMKLTTNALVWENVLGACAKHGNVKFGERAAKRLFELKCDTDSTYILLSNIFASKGWWAEAKRIRALMSSHGVKKEPGCSWVEINNKVHVFVLDGAHPHIREIHLKLEELGEKLKLIGYVPQIEHVLHDVPYTEKEEHLNHHSEKLALAFALMSNSHVKMLINQNQIPNLFYESFL, encoded by the coding sequence ATGTATGCAAAATGTGGCTGCATAGAAGATGCTGAGACTATTTTCAAGGAACTGGTTCGGCATGATAAAGTCCTATGGAACACTATACGTGGATTCTCTCTGCACGGTCAGGGTGATAAGGCCCTAGAGACCTTTCAGAAAATGAAAGATGAGAGCAACTTACCCGATGATGTTACCTTTATAGGTGTCCTTTTTGCATGCAGCCACATGGGTCTTGTTGAAGAAGGAAAACAACACTTCAACTCCATGAGCAATGTTTATGGCGTAACTCCTAGAGATGAGCATTATGTTTGTATGGTTGACATTCTCAGCCATGCAGGAACATTTGCAGACGTTGAAAGTTTTGTCGAAGCGATGAAGCTCACGACTAATGCATTGGTCTGGGAGAATGTTCTGGGCGCATGTGCAAAGCATGGGAATGTTAAATTTGGTGAAAGAGCAGCAAAAAGGCTATTTGAGCTCAAATGCGATACAGACTCTACTTACATATTACTTTCAAATATTTTTGCTAGCAAAGGTTGGTGGGCAGAGGCCAAAAGAATAAGGGCCTTGATGTCCAGCCATGGTGTTAAAAAGGAACCTGGTTGTAGCTGGGTAGAAATAAACAATAAAGTACATGTCTTTGTGTTGGATGGGGCACATCCTCACATCAGGGAAATCCATTTGAAATTGGAGGAGCTTGGTGAAAAGCTCAAATTGATTGGTTATGTACCACAAATCGAACATGTGCTTCATGATGTTCCATACACAGAGAAAGAAGAACATCTTAATCACCATAGTGAGAAGTTGGCTCTTGCCTTTGCCCTTATGAGCAATAGCCATGTGAAAATGTTGATAAATCAAAATCAGattcctaatttattttatgaatctTTTCTGtaa